A stretch of the Planktothricoides raciborskii GIHE-MW2 genome encodes the following:
- a CDS encoding AAA-like domain-containing protein, which produces MSLDQLLILITVAQQKNLTPAQNLVLGGSWHGQTYTHIAQQSIYEADYLKTTAARLWQMISQLLNVPITKSTFRSVVETYVLTPEQLALISIYNQDQSPSFILKETKNPGNLAIAKFPSPWENQSANSLNSLEYPSGPVPVESPFYIERPPIETTAYQEITKPGSILRIKSPKQMGKSSLLLKIFEQANLLDYHTVNIDFCQGDESIISNLDKLLRWFCSLLGQKLNIPANLEECWASTMGSKVNCTLYFERHLLPKINRPLVVAFNELNRLFKYPYITQELLTIVRSWSEEAQKYAPWNHLRFVLLYSQEIYPEYPLYTSALNIGLPLTLTDFTPEQVNQLAQRHGVCWNSAQIEKLMAMVGGHPALIRLAFYHLVNPLKFNTESMSLDQLLASMANPFGIYRDHLHDLRQHFQENEELNRAFQGLLTEENPISLLPELADQLESLGVVKIDQNCQVTVRCELYRLYFSNAHNIGENSCGKITDTEGKVSSGERLQQIEQEYQGFQQQICHRDPLTNLVNQLGFYQYISRYWQEFIDNQLQLSVIVGSLDYFHLYYQNFYYDKYGKNIGDAYLKKIADLLRQIVDYPGKIMARFEPGEFVIFLPSVSAADALELAEEIRKRVKALGLVHDHLLMGGLPDTITMSLGVASIQAKAQNYPDYLIRTANLALEQSKKQGSDRTSFEPAFEPAFEPAFESIEFS; this is translated from the coding sequence ATGAGCCTCGATCAACTCCTGATCTTAATTACTGTTGCCCAGCAAAAAAATTTGACTCCGGCACAAAACCTAGTGTTAGGAGGCTCCTGGCATGGGCAAACATATACTCATATCGCCCAACAATCTATCTATGAAGCGGATTACCTCAAAACAACAGCAGCGAGATTATGGCAAATGATTTCTCAGTTGTTGAATGTACCGATTACTAAGTCAACTTTCCGTTCTGTGGTGGAAACTTATGTTTTGACCCCGGAACAACTCGCTTTAATCTCGATTTATAACCAAGATCAATCTCCTAGCTTTATTTTAAAAGAGACTAAAAATCCAGGTAATTTGGCGATCGCCAAATTTCCGTCTCCCTGGGAGAACCAGTCCGCCAATAGTCTGAATTCCTTAGAATATCCCAGTGGACCTGTTCCGGTAGAATCACCCTTTTATATCGAACGACCACCCATTGAAACAACCGCTTATCAAGAAATTACCAAACCGGGCAGTATTCTGCGGATTAAATCTCCCAAACAAATGGGTAAATCTTCCCTGCTGTTAAAAATTTTTGAGCAAGCAAACCTTTTAGACTATCACACAGTAAATATAGACTTTTGTCAAGGAGACGAATCGATTATTTCTAATTTAGATAAATTGTTACGCTGGTTTTGCAGCCTGCTCGGTCAAAAGTTAAACATCCCCGCCAATTTAGAAGAATGCTGGGCAAGCACAATGGGCAGTAAGGTGAACTGTACCTTATATTTTGAACGGCATCTCCTGCCAAAAATTAACCGTCCACTGGTTGTAGCTTTCAATGAGTTAAACCGACTGTTTAAATATCCTTACATTACTCAAGAACTTTTAACCATTGTGCGGTCATGGAGCGAAGAAGCCCAAAAATATGCTCCTTGGAATCATTTAAGATTTGTGTTACTTTACTCTCAAGAAATTTACCCAGAATATCCTCTATATACTTCTGCTTTAAATATCGGTTTACCCTTAACTTTAACGGACTTTACTCCAGAACAAGTTAATCAGTTAGCCCAACGTCATGGAGTTTGCTGGAATTCGGCACAAATCGAAAAACTCATGGCAATGGTTGGCGGACATCCTGCCCTGATCCGATTAGCATTTTATCACCTCGTCAATCCCCTAAAGTTTAATACAGAATCCATGAGTCTAGACCAGCTATTAGCGTCAATGGCGAATCCCTTCGGAATTTATCGAGATCATTTGCATGATTTGCGGCAACATTTTCAAGAAAATGAGGAATTAAACCGCGCATTTCAAGGATTGTTAACCGAGGAAAATCCCATCAGCTTACTTCCTGAATTAGCCGATCAATTAGAAAGTCTTGGGGTGGTGAAAATCGATCAAAATTGTCAAGTCACTGTTCGGTGTGAATTATACCGTTTATATTTTAGTAATGCCCATAATATAGGGGAAAATTCCTGCGGTAAAATTACGGATACAGAAGGAAAAGTCTCTAGCGGGGAACGCTTGCAACAAATCGAGCAGGAATATCAAGGATTCCAGCAGCAGATTTGTCATCGAGATCCGTTAACCAATCTGGTCAATCAACTGGGATTTTATCAGTATATTAGCAGGTATTGGCAAGAGTTTATTGACAATCAATTACAACTTTCAGTGATTGTAGGTAGTCTGGACTATTTTCACCTCTATTATCAGAACTTTTATTATGATAAATATGGCAAAAATATCGGCGATGCTTATTTAAAAAAAATTGCTGATTTGCTGCGTCAGATAGTTGATTATCCGGGGAAGATTATGGCTCGATTTGAACCGGGAGAATTTGTCATATTTTTACCCAGTGTTTCCGCCGCTGACGCCCTAGAATTGGCGGAAGAAATTAGAAAACGGGTGAAAGCTTTGGGGTTAGTGCACGATCATCTGCTGATGGGAGGACTGCCCGATACGATCACCATGAGTTTAGGGGTGGCGAGTATTCAGGCGAAGGCTCAAAATTATCCAGATTACCTGATTAGAACCGCGAATTTGGCTTTGGAACAATCAAAGAAACAAGGGAGCGATCGCACCTCTTTTGAACCAGCTTTTGAACCAGCTTTTGAACCAGCTTTTGAATCTATTGAGTTTTCTTAG
- a CDS encoding AAA-like domain-containing protein: MTIEEIIYLIEAKSEKELRPVEKLILEQAWEGKTFTDIATLSDYGEHYLRKTASSLWKSLSEIFGESLTKGNFRGILETRALCSNEQLLMETFYANKSSEQSPPFPGSPLPLWSKFYIHRPAIEELAYAELIKLGSVIRIKAPRKMGKNSLLLRIMNRGNSLGYRGAFLDFQQAESGTFENLDKFLRWFCATVTLQAGLTPKLDAYWDETIGSKVSATLYFQAYLLPAVSSPFILGLNEVNILFQYPAIACDFFPMLRSWHEEAKYVEIWQRLRMIVVYSTEIYIPLNLNQSPFNIGLPIKLTEFNLEQGKDLAKAYNLPLKAADLQKLIDLLGGHPYLMQLAFHHLSQEDKASTGKTNLDDPKHLSKALKHILETATNQAGIYRDYLRSLWANIHDHPPLFAAFKQVLESNEAVELPDIIAYKLESLGLIKMSGKLCSVSLPLYRLYFSDQLSLEQNAKVSLVTNNQWNLIEQLAKYKQAVDQFIYRDNLTGFTNGKHFKKQMEQKWLEWKDQPVSLMICQIDFLHLYNQFHGNEATDDCLQKVAGVIGNCVEQPLEFIGRLGEAKFAIFLPGKTQGQAEKIGRQICEQVKGLAIAHNNSSIDGLPETITVSIGGSSREARQPEVTLEIMLNEAETYLQQAQKWGGNRMVNSVSLLENFSTPSGSSETSVTP, encoded by the coding sequence ATGACAATTGAAGAGATTATTTACCTGATTGAGGCAAAAAGCGAAAAAGAGTTAAGACCCGTAGAAAAATTAATCCTTGAGCAAGCGTGGGAAGGGAAGACTTTTACGGATATTGCCACCCTGTCGGACTATGGTGAGCATTATCTGAGAAAAACTGCTTCCTCGTTGTGGAAGTCACTTTCGGAAATTTTTGGCGAGTCACTCACCAAGGGTAATTTTCGCGGCATCCTGGAAACCCGCGCCCTATGCTCCAATGAACAACTATTAATGGAGACTTTTTACGCCAATAAATCTTCTGAACAGTCACCGCCATTTCCAGGGAGTCCACTGCCCTTGTGGTCTAAGTTTTATATTCATCGCCCAGCAATTGAAGAACTAGCTTATGCAGAATTGATAAAATTAGGCAGCGTCATTCGCATCAAAGCCCCAAGAAAAATGGGAAAAAATTCTTTGCTGTTGCGAATTATGAATCGGGGGAATAGCTTAGGCTATCGGGGGGCTTTTTTAGATTTTCAGCAAGCGGAAAGTGGGACTTTTGAAAATCTGGATAAATTTTTACGTTGGTTTTGTGCCACCGTGACGCTACAAGCGGGTCTGACCCCAAAATTAGACGCCTACTGGGATGAAACTATTGGCAGTAAGGTTAGTGCGACTTTATATTTCCAAGCATATCTTTTACCAGCGGTGAGTAGCCCGTTTATTTTAGGGCTAAATGAAGTGAATATTTTATTTCAATACCCGGCGATCGCCTGCGATTTTTTTCCCATGCTGAGAAGCTGGCATGAAGAGGCGAAATATGTAGAAATTTGGCAACGACTCCGGATGATTGTGGTTTATTCTACAGAAATTTATATCCCCTTAAACCTGAATCAATCTCCGTTTAATATTGGTTTACCGATTAAACTAACTGAATTCAACCTAGAACAAGGGAAAGATTTAGCCAAAGCGTATAATTTACCTCTGAAGGCAGCCGATTTGCAAAAGCTAATCGATCTGTTAGGGGGACATCCTTATTTAATGCAGTTGGCTTTCCATCACTTGAGCCAAGAAGATAAAGCATCAACGGGTAAAACCAACCTTGACGATCCAAAACATTTAAGTAAAGCTTTAAAACATATTTTAGAAACGGCTACAAATCAAGCCGGTATTTATCGAGATTATTTGCGAAGTCTCTGGGCAAATATCCATGATCATCCGCCTCTTTTTGCCGCATTTAAACAAGTGCTAGAAAGCAATGAAGCGGTAGAATTACCGGATATTATTGCTTACAAGTTGGAAAGCTTGGGACTGATTAAGATGTCAGGAAAACTTTGTAGTGTCAGCTTGCCATTGTATCGCCTATATTTTTCCGATCAACTCTCCCTTGAACAAAATGCCAAAGTGAGTTTAGTCACGAATAATCAATGGAACTTGATCGAACAGTTAGCGAAATATAAGCAAGCGGTAGATCAATTTATCTATCGAGATAACCTAACAGGTTTCACTAATGGCAAACATTTCAAAAAGCAGATGGAGCAAAAATGGCTGGAGTGGAAAGATCAGCCGGTTTCCCTGATGATTTGTCAGATTGACTTTTTGCATTTATATAATCAATTTCATGGTAATGAAGCCACGGATGACTGTTTACAGAAGGTCGCTGGAGTAATTGGTAACTGTGTCGAGCAGCCATTAGAGTTTATCGGGCGTTTGGGTGAGGCTAAGTTTGCTATATTTTTACCGGGGAAGACCCAAGGGCAAGCGGAAAAAATTGGTCGGCAGATTTGTGAACAAGTCAAAGGGTTGGCGATCGCCCATAATAATTCTAGTATTGATGGTCTTCCAGAAACGATCACCGTGAGCATTGGCGGATCCAGCCGGGAGGCTAGGCAACCTGAAGTCACCTTAGAAATTATGCTCAATGAGGCAGAAACATACTTGCAGCAAGCACAAAAATGGGGAGGAAATCGCATGGTCAACAGTGTTTCTTTATTAGAAAATTTTTCTACGCCTTCGGGTTCTTCGGAAACTTCCGTGACTCCATAA
- a CDS encoding photosystem II protein, Psb35-related, translated as MTIVISLFVVGWIAAAVLGTQAYFLGEQTKPIHERNWRSESFAQLSKSVTGSEIDYSKRVPAFAVDAYTSQNLPK; from the coding sequence ATGACTATCGTGATTAGCTTATTCGTGGTTGGTTGGATAGCGGCGGCTGTGCTCGGCACTCAGGCTTATTTCTTGGGTGAACAAACCAAGCCCATTCACGAACGTAACTGGCGTTCTGAGTCTTTTGCCCAGTTGTCTAAATCCGTAACTGGCAGCGAGATTGACTACAGCAAGAGAGTTCCAGCTTTTGCAGTGGATGCTTACACCAGCCAAAACCTGCCCAAATAA